A genomic window from Camelina sativa cultivar DH55 chromosome 2, Cs, whole genome shotgun sequence includes:
- the LOC104721273 gene encoding putative pirin-like protein At3g59260 isoform X1, producing the protein MRETKDTKDIITMSERQVVKKIYANFENDGGAGNVIRQGITKTNHELLDPFVSLAELSFSPPGGFRDHPHRGFESVTYMLQGGLIHQDCNGHRGTIQEGDVQWTTAGRGLIHSEMPQEEANSLIQLWINLPSSQKMIWPKNREIPNSYIRRAWDNGVEVKIIAGESMGVKSPCYTETPIMFLDVTVDPSAQTNQTIPESWTAFAYVLEGDEGVFSSSDSSTVEAHNVVVFGRGDQVSVENTSSSRPLRFLLIAGEPIGEPVFQHGPFVMNSQADIDMTIDDYRNAKNGFEMAKSWRSQ; encoded by the exons ATG agagagacaaaagacaCAAAGGACATCATCACCATGTCAGAGAGACAGGTTGTTAAGAAGATTTATGCAAATTTTGAGAACGACGGTGGTGCTGGTAATGTTATTAGACAAGGCATCACGAA GACAAACCATGAGTTATTGGACCCGTTCGTCTCGCTTGCTGAACTTTCCT TTTCACCTCCTGGTGGATTCAGAGATCATCCTCACAGAG GTTTTGAAAGTGTGACATACATGTTGCAG GGAGGCCTCATTCACCAAGACTGTAATGGTCATAGAGGTACAATCCAAGAAGGAGATGTTCAG TGGACGACAGCAGGAAGAGGACTTATTCATTCTGAAATGCCTCAAGAAGAAGCTAACAGTCTCATACAACTCTGGATCAACCTCCCTTCCAGTCAAAAgat GATCTGGCCAAAAAACCGAGAAATACCGAATTCATATATTCGTAGAGCATGGGACAATGGAGTAGAGGTCAAAATCATAGCCGGAGAGTCGATGGGAGTCAAGTCTCCTTGCTACACAGAAACACCAATCATGTTCCTTGACGTTACTGTCGACCCAAGTGCTCAAACCAACCAGACCATTCCAGAGTCATGGACTGCTTTCGCCTACGTTCTAGAAGGCGATGAAGGCGTGTTTAGCTCCTCGGACTCTTCCACAGTAGAAGCACACAATGTTGTGGTATTTGGAAGAGGGGATCAAGTTAGCGTGGAGAATACATCAAGCTCTAGGCCGTTGAGGTTCTTGTTGATTGCAGGGGAACCGATCGGCGAGCCTGTGTTTCAGCACGGGCCATTTGTGATGAACTCGCAGGCTGATATTGATATGACAATTGACGACTATCGCAACGCCAAGAATGGCTTTGAGATGGCTAAGTCTTGGAGGTCACAGTGA
- the LOC104721273 gene encoding putative pirin-like protein At3g59260 isoform X2: MSERQVVKKIYANFENDGGAGNVIRQGITKTNHELLDPFVSLAELSFSPPGGFRDHPHRGFESVTYMLQGGLIHQDCNGHRGTIQEGDVQWTTAGRGLIHSEMPQEEANSLIQLWINLPSSQKMIWPKNREIPNSYIRRAWDNGVEVKIIAGESMGVKSPCYTETPIMFLDVTVDPSAQTNQTIPESWTAFAYVLEGDEGVFSSSDSSTVEAHNVVVFGRGDQVSVENTSSSRPLRFLLIAGEPIGEPVFQHGPFVMNSQADIDMTIDDYRNAKNGFEMAKSWRSQ, encoded by the exons ATGTCAGAGAGACAGGTTGTTAAGAAGATTTATGCAAATTTTGAGAACGACGGTGGTGCTGGTAATGTTATTAGACAAGGCATCACGAA GACAAACCATGAGTTATTGGACCCGTTCGTCTCGCTTGCTGAACTTTCCT TTTCACCTCCTGGTGGATTCAGAGATCATCCTCACAGAG GTTTTGAAAGTGTGACATACATGTTGCAG GGAGGCCTCATTCACCAAGACTGTAATGGTCATAGAGGTACAATCCAAGAAGGAGATGTTCAG TGGACGACAGCAGGAAGAGGACTTATTCATTCTGAAATGCCTCAAGAAGAAGCTAACAGTCTCATACAACTCTGGATCAACCTCCCTTCCAGTCAAAAgat GATCTGGCCAAAAAACCGAGAAATACCGAATTCATATATTCGTAGAGCATGGGACAATGGAGTAGAGGTCAAAATCATAGCCGGAGAGTCGATGGGAGTCAAGTCTCCTTGCTACACAGAAACACCAATCATGTTCCTTGACGTTACTGTCGACCCAAGTGCTCAAACCAACCAGACCATTCCAGAGTCATGGACTGCTTTCGCCTACGTTCTAGAAGGCGATGAAGGCGTGTTTAGCTCCTCGGACTCTTCCACAGTAGAAGCACACAATGTTGTGGTATTTGGAAGAGGGGATCAAGTTAGCGTGGAGAATACATCAAGCTCTAGGCCGTTGAGGTTCTTGTTGATTGCAGGGGAACCGATCGGCGAGCCTGTGTTTCAGCACGGGCCATTTGTGATGAACTCGCAGGCTGATATTGATATGACAATTGACGACTATCGCAACGCCAAGAATGGCTTTGAGATGGCTAAGTCTTGGAGGTCACAGTGA
- the LOC104721301 gene encoding RNA-binding protein 7, which yields MSGGNSNCTVYIGNVDERVSDRVLYDIMIQAGRVIDLHIPRDKETDKPKGFAFAEYETEEIADYAVKLFSGLVSLYSRTLKFAISGQDKLQANSGNRTRPQPLAFEHSDRAAYHSERFSSQLISPPSPLPLDYTQEPPPPGVSNGASLEYSRRVLGSALDSINHSRPRRY from the exons ATGTCTGGAGGAAATTCCAATTGCACCGTCTACATAG GGAACGTAGACGAGAGAGTAAGCGATAGGGTTTTGTATGATATAATGATTCAAGCTGGTAGAGTAATCGATCTACACATACCTCGTGATAAAGAAACTGATAAACCTAAAGGCTTTGCCTTCGCTGAGTACGAGACTGAAGAAATCGCTGATTACGCTGTTAAGCTTTTCTCTGgacttgtttctctttacaGTAGAACTCTCAAGTTTGCT ATATCTGGACAGGATAAGTTGCAGGCGAACTCCGGTAATAGAACGAGACCTCAGCCTTTGGCTTTCGAGCATTCGGATAGAGCTGCTTATCATTCAGAGAGGTTTTCGTCGCAATTGATCTCTCCGCCTTCACCTCTGCCTTTGGATTACACACaag AGCCACCTCCACCAGGAGTATCAAATGGAGCAAGTTTGGAGTATAGTAGAAGGGTTCTTGGTTCAGCACTAGATAGTATCAACCATTCAAGACCACGTCGCTACTGA
- the LOC104721295 gene encoding molybdopterin synthase sulfur carrier subunit codes for MDKEVTKIESDDTSSVEIKVLLFARARELTGVPDLTLKMPSGSTTQKCMDELVLKFPSLEEVRGCVVLALNEEYTTDSAIVQHRDELAIIPPISGG; via the coding sequence ATGGACAAAGAGGTTACAAAGATTGAAAGTGATGACACTTCGTCGGTGGAGATCAAAGTGTTGTTATTCGCAAGAGCACGCGAGCTCACAGGTGTGCCTGATCTAACTCTTAAGATGCCATCAGGTAGTACAACGCAAAAATGCATGGACGAGTTGGTTCTCAAGTTCCCAAGCTTGGAAGAGGTTCGTGGCTGTGTCGTTCTTGCGCTGAACGAGGAATATACAACCGATTCCGCCATTGTTCAACATAGAGATGAGTTAGCCATCATACCTCCGATAAGTGGCGGCTAA
- the LOC104721310 gene encoding elongator complex protein 6 isoform X1 translates to MDRSVNLLDLALGFDEHQLANPSPLNGKVVLIEDCVETSGSFVLHQLMKRVLSPNSSDALIFLAFARPFSHYDRILRKLGCNLATHKTNNRLVFFDMLMIKCSADGDKVEDNVSAVAKLFREIQETVRKLQSVTSGNITVMVDDMSLLEIATTGSNSDHVLDFLHYCHTLSSESNCSLVILNHEDIYASMDRPAFLLQMVCLADVVIKAGPLASGLANDVHGQLTVLNKGISNSGRGSSRNKLQNFQFRIKDNGIDYFYPGCRS, encoded by the exons ATGGATCGTTCTGTGAATCTCCTCGACTTAGCCTTAGGGTTTGATGAGCATCAGCTAGCTAATCCATCGCCACTGAATGGGAAAGTAGTACTAATCGAAGACTGTGTAGAGACGAGTGGCTCGTTCGTACTTCACCAGCTGATGAAACGTGTTCTCTCCCCTAATTCCTCCGACGCCCTAATCTTTCTCGCTTTTGCTCGCCCTTTCTCTCATTATGATCGAATCTTGCGTAAACTG GGATGTAATTTAGCTACCCATAAGACGAATAATAGACTGGTGTTCTTTGACATGCTCATGATTAAGTGCTCAG CAGATGGTGATAAAGTGGAAGACAATGTGAGTGCAGTTGCAAAACTATTTCGGGAGATACAAGAAACCGTTCGAAAGCTACAGAGTGTAACAAGTGGTAACATAACCGTTATGGTGGATGATATGTCTCTCCTGGAAATTGCTACTACCGGCAGCAATTCAGATCACGTCTTGGACTTCCTGCACTATTGCCACACCTTAAGTTCTGAAAGC AATTGTTCATTGGTCATTCTCAATCATGAAGATATATACGCGAGTATGGACAGACCTGCGTTTTTGCTACAGATGGTGTGTCTTGCAGATGTTGTGATAAAGGCAGGGCCTTTAGCCTCTGGTTTAGCAAATGATGTACATGGCCAA TTGACTGTTCTGAACAAGGGGATTAGCAACTCCGGTCGAGGAAGCTCGAGGAACAAGttgcaaaattttcaattcAGGATCAAGGACAATGGTATCGACTATTTCTATCCTGGTTGCAGAAGCTGA
- the LOC104721310 gene encoding elongator complex protein 6 isoform X2 has translation MDRSVNLLDLALGFDEHQLANPSPLNGKVVLIEDCVETSGSFVLHQLMKRVLSPNSSDALIFLAFARPFSHYDRILRKLGCNLATHKTNNRLVFFDMLMIKCSDGDKVEDNVSAVAKLFREIQETVRKLQSVTSGNITVMVDDMSLLEIATTGSNSDHVLDFLHYCHTLSSESNCSLVILNHEDIYASMDRPAFLLQMVCLADVVIKAGPLASGLANDVHGQLTVLNKGISNSGRGSSRNKLQNFQFRIKDNGIDYFYPGCRS, from the exons ATGGATCGTTCTGTGAATCTCCTCGACTTAGCCTTAGGGTTTGATGAGCATCAGCTAGCTAATCCATCGCCACTGAATGGGAAAGTAGTACTAATCGAAGACTGTGTAGAGACGAGTGGCTCGTTCGTACTTCACCAGCTGATGAAACGTGTTCTCTCCCCTAATTCCTCCGACGCCCTAATCTTTCTCGCTTTTGCTCGCCCTTTCTCTCATTATGATCGAATCTTGCGTAAACTG GGATGTAATTTAGCTACCCATAAGACGAATAATAGACTGGTGTTCTTTGACATGCTCATGATTAAGTGCTCAG ATGGTGATAAAGTGGAAGACAATGTGAGTGCAGTTGCAAAACTATTTCGGGAGATACAAGAAACCGTTCGAAAGCTACAGAGTGTAACAAGTGGTAACATAACCGTTATGGTGGATGATATGTCTCTCCTGGAAATTGCTACTACCGGCAGCAATTCAGATCACGTCTTGGACTTCCTGCACTATTGCCACACCTTAAGTTCTGAAAGC AATTGTTCATTGGTCATTCTCAATCATGAAGATATATACGCGAGTATGGACAGACCTGCGTTTTTGCTACAGATGGTGTGTCTTGCAGATGTTGTGATAAAGGCAGGGCCTTTAGCCTCTGGTTTAGCAAATGATGTACATGGCCAA TTGACTGTTCTGAACAAGGGGATTAGCAACTCCGGTCGAGGAAGCTCGAGGAACAAGttgcaaaattttcaattcAGGATCAAGGACAATGGTATCGACTATTTCTATCCTGGTTGCAGAAGCTGA
- the LOC104721326 gene encoding uncharacterized protein LOC104721326, giving the protein MDDDGLLDWELLHGSDTESTDSIISEKSSSVIDVGMILLSDHFSADNLVTESGDSSRVDHGSEPPNRVDLGLDQFSVNQLGDDCVRNELGVYDVLGDGEVRLSGFDEAANEKDLESEAAAELTGGTVSHYEVSDERHVESQSGVEEPIEDSSKSWSDAGGNELVSGDSGVVNGEDDEIVSDSVVASTEASEGNGGSIVEVGGVRSGDEGKSREIVWWKMPFVLLKYSVFKIGPVWSVSMAAAVMGLVLLGRRLYNMKKKAQRFHLKVTIDDKKASRVMSQAARLNEVFTEVRRVPVIRPVLPSPGAWPVMSLR; this is encoded by the exons ATGGATGATGATGGGTTACTCGATTGGGAGCTTCTTCATGGCTCTGATACAGAATCAACTGATTCGATCATATCGGAGAAGAGTTCAAGTGTAATCGATGTCGGTATGATTCTTCTCTCTGATCATTTCTCTGCTGATAACCTCGTAACTGAATCGGGTGATTCTTCCCGGGTTGATCACGGGTCGGAGCCTCCGAATCGGGTTGATTTGGGTTTGGATCAGTTCAGTGTTAATCAATTGGGTGATGATTGTGTTAGAAATGAATTAGGGGTTTATGATGTTTTGGGCGATGGTGAGGTTAGGTTGAGTGGTTTTGATGAAGCTGCAAATGAGAAGGATCTCGAGAGCGAGGCTGCTGCTGAATTAACTGGTGGAACTGTATCTCACtatgaagtttctgatgaaaGGCACGTTGAGAGCCAATCTGGTGTTGAGGAGCCTATTGAGGATTCGAGCAAGTCTTGGTCTGATGCAGGGGGAAATGAATTGGTTTCTGGAGATTCTGGGGTTGTgaatggtgaagatgatgagattgtTTCTGATAGTGTGGTTGCTTCTACTGAAGCGAGTGAaggaaatggagggagtattgTAGAAGTTGGGGGTGTGAGATCTGGCGATGAGGGTAAAAGTAGAGAGATTGTGTGGTGGAAGATGCCATTCGTGCTTCTTAAGTACTCTGTGTTTAAGATTGGTCCGGTTTGGTCTGTCTCTATGGCTGCAGCTGTGATGGGTTTGGTTCTCTTGGGACGCAGATTgtataatatgaaaaagaaagctCAAAGGTTCCACCTTAAAGTTACGATTGACGACAAG AAGGCGTCGCGGGTGATGAGTCAGGCAGCCCGACTCAATGAAGTGTTCACAGAGGTAAGAAGGGTCCCTGTGATCCGCCCTGTTCTACCATCTCCTGGCGCATGGCCGGTTATGAGCCTTAGATGA
- the LOC104721359 gene encoding far upstream element-binding protein 1-like isoform X2, which yields MAEEEVVTIPATPFDLKRKLDEVEPEQHAGFDNGSNGDILDESKPASDSSQAKRAKLQDDETQDGLDNGKTQENGSSVEVKDEEEVQEPKEEETEEPSVHKDENQDSLPPVEEVQDPVNAEESEKNKTCGVDQPAVESTIEECNGGESQKEVDESSKELNEKKIGEEEIKELDGDNSQKEVDVTQSTTRRIDVPSSKVGILIGKGGETIRHLQFNSGAKIQILRDSEADPNSALRPVEIIGTVVCIENAEKLISAVIAEAEAGGSPALVARRHPATHAIGIPEQIEIKVPNDKVGLIIGRGGETIKNMQTRSGARIQLIPQHAEGDGEKERTVRISGDKRQIDIATDMIKEVMYQDARPSPYTGGYNQPPYRPRGPGGPPQWGSRGPYAPHSMPYDYHNRGPYSSQGSHYNSPGYGGYPPQHMPPRGGYNAGWDQRPPPSGPYDYYGRQGAQTSGPVPPPGHAPSPALGGPPPSQVSYGYGQSHGQEYGHAAPYSQTGHQQTYGQMYEQPKYDNNPPMQPPYGASYPPVGGAQPGYSQMQQPGGRPYGMQQGPVQQGYGPPRPAAATPSGDVPYQGATPAAAAPYGSTTTNMAPQQQYGYTSSGGPVQQQAYLSYSSAPSDGYNNGTQTPATGPAYQQQSVQPTSSTHDQPGAQQAAAAGYGGQVAPTSGYSSYPSSQPAYGTAQTQNSGNYGYNTSSQDPNYGYGAAPGSQTAYSQAATTQAGYEQQPATQPAGYVTAPGSTQVNQYDANQVYAPPR from the exons ATGGCGGAGGAAGAGGTTGTCACTATCCCTGCGACACCGTTCGATCTCAAACGCAAGCTCGACGAGGTTGAGCCTGAGCAACATGCCGGCTTCGATAATGGCTCTAACGGAGATATATTAGATGAGAGCAAACCAGCTTCTGATTCTTCTCAGGCTAAGCGAGCCAAGCTCCAAGATGATGAAACTCAAGATGGTTTAG ATAATGGGAAAACACAAGAAAATGGTTCTTCAGTGGAGgttaaagatgaagaagaggttcaAGAACCTAAGGAAGAGGAAACTGAGGAACCAAGTGTACACAAGGATGAGAATCAAGATTCTTTACCTCCTGTTGAGGAAGTTCAAGATCCCGTTAATGCTGAAGAGTCTGAAAAAAATAAGACTTGTGGTGTAGATCAGCCAGCAGTTGAAAGTACTATAGAAGAATGTAATGGTGGTGAATCTCAGAAAGAGGTTGATGAAAGTAGTAAGGAAttgaatgagaagaagattggtgaagaagaaattaAGGAATTGGATGGTGATAATTCTCAGAAGGAGGTTGATGTTACTCAATCCACGACTCGTAGAATTGATGTCCCAAGTTCAAAG GTAGGTATACTGATTGGTAAAGGCGGGGAGACTATACGGCATCTTCAATTTAACTCGGGTGCTAAAATCCAAATTTTGAGGGATTCAGAAGCTGATCCCAACTCTGCGCTAAGACCAGTTGAGATCATTGGAACTGTTGTATGCATTGAAAATGCTGAGAAGCTTATCAGTGCAGTCATAGCAGAG GCCGAAGCAGGAGGTTCACCTGCCCTAGTTGCGAGGCGTCATCCTGCCACTCATGCGATTGGGATTCCAGAACAGATAGAGATTAAAGTTCCGAATGATAAG GTTGGTCTTATTATTGGCCGAGGCGGGGAGACAATCAAAAACATGCAGACAAGGTCCGGAGCACGCATTCAG TTAATACCTCAACATGCAGAAGGTGATGGTGAGAAGGAGAGGACTGTCCGTATCTCTGGAGATAAGAGGCAGATTGACATAGCAACCGACATGATAAAAGAAGTTATGTATCAG GATGCAAGGCCATCACCCTATACTGGTGGTTATAATCAGCCTCCCTACCGACCCCGAGGGCCTGGTGGTCCACCTCAATGGGGTTCTCGAGGTCCTTATGCTCCCCACTCAATGCCCTATGATTACCACAACCGTGGACCGTATTCATCTCAAGGTTCACATTACAATTCTCCCGGTTACGGTGGTTATCCTCCACAGCATATGCCCCCTAGAGGTGGATATAATGCTGGCTGGGACCAAAGACCTCCACCTTCTGGTCCTTACGATTATTATGGTAGACAAGGAGCTCAAACCTCTGGTCCAGTTCCACCTCCTGGCCATGCACCTTCTCCTGCCTTGGGTGGTCCCCCTCCTTCCCAAGTAAGTTATGGTTACGGTCAGAGTCACGGGCAAGAGTATGGACATGCTGCTCCTTACTCCCAGACCGGTCATCAGCAGACTTATGGGCAGATGTATGAACAGCCCAAGTATGACAATAATCCTCCGATGCAGCCTCCTTATGGAGCTTCATACCCACCAGTGGGTGGTGCTCAGCCAG GCTATTCACAAATGCAGCAACCTGGTGGTAGGCCTTATGGGATGCAACAAGGTCCAGTCCAGCAAGGATATGGGCCTCCACGGCCTGCAGCGGCAACTCCTTCCGGTGATGTTCCTTACCAGGGTGCAActccagcagcagcagcaccaTATGGCAGTACCACTACCAACATGGCTCCACAACAACAATATGGTTACACGTCAAGTGGTGGGCCAGTGCAACAGCAAGCATACCTTTCCTATAGCTCGGCTCCATCTGACGGTTACAACAATGGTACACAAACACCTGCAACTGGTCCAGCTTACCAGCAACAAAGTGTTCAGCCAACTTCTTCCACTCATGACCAGCCTGGTGCACAGCAGGCTGCAGCAGCTGGATATGGTGGGCAAGTAGCTCCAACCAGTGGATACAGTTCATATCCATCCTCACAGCCTGCTTATGGTACTGCTCAGACCCAAAACAGTGGAAACTATGGTTACAACACAAGCTCTCAAGATCCTAACTACGGATATGGTGCAGCACCAGGAAGCCAAACAGCTTATTCACAAGCAGCAACTACTCAAGCAGGATATGAGCAACAGCCTGCAACTCAACCTGCAGGGTATGTGACTGCTCCAGGGAGCACACAAGTGAATCAGTACGATGCAAACCAGGTTTACGCACCTCCACGTTAA
- the LOC104721359 gene encoding far upstream element-binding protein 1-like isoform X1, protein MAEEEVVTIPATPFDLKRKLDEVEPEQHAGFDNGSNGDILDESKPASDSSQAKRAKLQDDETQDGLDNGKTQENGSSVEVKDEEEVQEPKEEETEEPSVHKDENQDSLPPVEEVQDPVNAEESEKNKTCGVDQPAVESTIEECNGGESQKEVDESSKELNEKKIGEEEIKELDGDNSQKEVDVTQSTTRRIDVPSSKVGILIGKGGETIRHLQFNSGAKIQILRDSEADPNSALRPVEIIGTVVCIENAEKLISAVIAEAEAGGSPALVARRHPATHAIGIPEQIEIKVPNDKVGLIIGRGGETIKNMQTRSGARIQLIPQHAEGDGEKERTVRISGDKRQIDIATDMIKEVMYQDARPSPYTGGYNQPPYRPRGPGGPPQWGSRGPYAPHSMPYDYHNRGPYSSQGSHYNSPGYGGYPPQHMPPRGGYNAGWDQRPPPSGPYDYYGRQGAQTSGPVPPPGHAPSPALGGPPPSQVSYGYGQSHGQEYGHAAPYSQTGHQQTYGQMYEQPKYDNNPPMQPPYGASYPPVGGAQPGYSQMQQPGGRPYGMQQGPVQQGYGPPRPAAATPSGDVPYQGATPAAAAPYGSTTTNMAPQQQYGYTSSGGPVQQQAYLSYSSAPSDGYNNGTQTPATGPAYQQQSVQPTSSTHDQPGAQQAAAAGYGGQVAPTSGYSSYPSSQPAYGTAQTQNSGNYGYNTSSQDPNYGYGAAPGSQTAYSQAATTQAGYEQQPATQPAGYVTAPGSTQVNQYDANQVYAPPR, encoded by the exons ATGGCGGAGGAAGAGGTTGTCACTATCCCTGCGACACCGTTCGATCTCAAACGCAAGCTCGACGAGGTTGAGCCTGAGCAACATGCCGGCTTCGATAATGGCTCTAACGGAGATATATTAGATGAGAGCAAACCAGCTTCTGATTCTTCTCAGGCTAAGCGAGCCAAGCTCCAAGATGATGAAACTCAAGATGGTTTAG ATAATGGGAAAACACAAGAAAATGGTTCTTCAGTGGAGgttaaagatgaagaagaggttcaAGAACCTAAGGAAGAGGAAACTGAGGAACCAAGTGTACACAAGGATGAGAATCAAGATTCTTTACCTCCTGTTGAGGAAGTTCAAGATCCCGTTAATGCTGAAGAGTCTGAAAAAAATAAGACTTGTGGTGTAGATCAGCCAGCAGTTGAAAGTACTATAGAAGAATGTAATGGTGGTGAATCTCAGAAAGAGGTTGATGAAAGTAGTAAGGAAttgaatgagaagaagattggtgaagaagaaattaAGGAATTGGATGGTGATAATTCTCAGAAGGAGGTTGATGTTACTCAATCCACGACTCGTAGAATTGATGTCCCAAGTTCAAAG GTAGGTATACTGATTGGTAAAGGCGGGGAGACTATACGGCATCTTCAATTTAACTCGGGTGCTAAAATCCAAATTTTGAGGGATTCAGAAGCTGATCCCAACTCTGCGCTAAGACCAGTTGAGATCATTGGAACTGTTGTATGCATTGAAAATGCTGAGAAGCTTATCAGTGCAGTCATAGCAGAG GCCGAAGCAGGAGGTTCACCTGCCCTAGTTGCGAGGCGTCATCCTGCCACTCATGCGATTGGGATTCCAGAACAGATAGAGATTAAAGTTCCGAATGATAAG GTTGGTCTTATTATTGGCCGAGGCGGGGAGACAATCAAAAACATGCAGACAAGGTCCGGAGCACGCATTCAG TTAATACCTCAACATGCAGAAGGTGATGGTGAGAAGGAGAGGACTGTCCGTATCTCTGGAGATAAGAGGCAGATTGACATAGCAACCGACATGATAAAAGAAGTTATGTATCAG GATGCAAGGCCATCACCCTATACTGGTGGTTATAATCAGCCTCCCTACCGACCCCGAGGGCCTGGTGGTCCACCTCAATGGGGTTCTCGAGGTCCTTATGCTCCCCACTCAATGCCCTATGATTACCACAACCGTGGACCGTATTCATCTCAAGGTTCACATTACAATTCTCCCGGTTACGGTGGTTATCCTCCACAGCATATGCCCCCTAGAGGTGGATATAATGCTGGCTGGGACCAAAGACCTCCACCTTCTGGTCCTTACGATTATTATGGTAGACAAGGAGCTCAAACCTCTGGTCCAGTTCCACCTCCTGGCCATGCACCTTCTCCTGCCTTGGGTGGTCCCCCTCCTTCCCAAGTAAGTTATGGTTACGGTCAGAGTCACGGGCAAGAGTATGGACATGCTGCTCCTTACTCCCAGACCGGTCATCAGCAGACTTATGGGCAGATGTATGAACAGCCCAAGTATGACAATAATCCTCCGATGCAGCCTCCTTATGGAGCTTCATACCCACCAGTGGGTGGTGCTCAGCCAGGCTATTCACAAATGCAGCAACCTGGTGGTAGGCCTTATGGGATGCAACAAGGTCCAGTCCAGCAAGGATATGGGCCTCCACGGCCTGCAGCGGCAACTCCTTCCGGTGATGTTCCTTACCAGGGTGCAActccagcagcagcagcaccaTATGGCAGTACCACTACCAACATGGCTCCACAACAACAATATGGTTACACGTCAAGTGGTGGGCCAGTGCAACAGCAAGCATACCTTTCCTATAGCTCGGCTCCATCTGACGGTTACAACAATGGTACACAAACACCTGCAACTGGTCCAGCTTACCAGCAACAAAGTGTTCAGCCAACTTCTTCCACTCATGACCAGCCTGGTGCACAGCAGGCTGCAGCAGCTGGATATGGTGGGCAAGTAGCTCCAACCAGTGGATACAGTTCATATCCATCCTCACAGCCTGCTTATGGTACTGCTCAGACCCAAAACAGTGGAAACTATGGTTACAACACAAGCTCTCAAGATCCTAACTACGGATATGGTGCAGCACCGGGAAGCCAAACAGCTTATTCACAAGCAGCAACTACTCAAGCAGGATATGAGCAACAGCCTGCAACTCAACCTGCAGGGTATGTGACTGCTCCAGGGAGCACACAAGTGAATCAGTACGATGCAAAC CAGGTTTACGCACCTCCACGTTAA